The following coding sequences are from one Paenibacillus stellifer window:
- a CDS encoding TetR/AcrR family transcriptional regulator, protein MVRYKKSEEKRKLLLHASFQALSKLGYDAVTLQTIADYAKVSKGVVHYYFDNKEAVLVDLLDWLTAKIYDKEAAAVSLQSTARGKMDAYLDSVFVSPEKNRDFYRVYLDFLARASRIPAYREINSRFYANCGSISREIMELGQREGVYDPGLSPADTAPVIRSIIDGCLIQWLMSENDELHGVYKGRCREAIERLLS, encoded by the coding sequence ATGGTTCGCTACAAGAAATCCGAGGAAAAACGCAAGCTGCTTCTGCACGCATCCTTTCAGGCGCTGTCGAAGCTGGGGTATGATGCCGTGACACTCCAGACGATTGCGGATTATGCGAAGGTGAGCAAAGGCGTCGTGCATTATTATTTTGACAATAAAGAGGCGGTGCTCGTCGATCTGCTGGATTGGCTGACCGCCAAAATCTATGACAAAGAAGCTGCGGCGGTAAGCCTTCAGTCCACGGCCCGTGGCAAAATGGACGCCTATCTCGATTCCGTCTTCGTGTCTCCGGAGAAGAACCGGGATTTCTACCGGGTGTATCTCGATTTTCTGGCCCGTGCAAGCCGCATCCCCGCCTACCGGGAGATCAACAGCCGCTTCTACGCGAACTGCGGGAGTATCAGCAGGGAGATCATGGAGCTGGGCCAGCGGGAGGGCGTATACGATCCCGGCCTGTCTCCGGCCGACACGGCGCCGGTCATTCGCTCCATCATCGACGGCTGTCTGATCCAGTGGCTGATGTCGGAGAACGACGAGCTGCATGGCGTCTATAAAGGGCGATGCCGCGAGGCGATCGAGAGGCTGCTTTCATGA
- a CDS encoding HD-GYP domain-containing protein, which produces METLLKLLDSWNGPYAGHSERTSRYAVDIGTELELPLDERSDLYIGGLLHDIGKLSVPEYILNKPSSLDPEEFELIKQHPAKGYDLASRFPEFGEGVLNIILHHHERFDGTGYPCGLKGQEIPQSARIIAVADSFDAMISERVYRKQPHDRKYAANQLIEGRGTQFDPVIVDIFLELLTNLEPPCNTNYSQSCKGGMNDV; this is translated from the coding sequence ATGGAAACACTGCTAAAACTGCTGGATTCGTGGAACGGCCCGTATGCCGGACATTCGGAGCGGACAAGCCGATACGCCGTCGATATTGGCACGGAGCTGGAGCTGCCGCTTGATGAGAGGAGCGATCTGTACATAGGCGGCCTGCTGCACGACATCGGGAAACTGTCGGTACCCGAATACATACTGAACAAACCTTCAAGCCTGGACCCGGAGGAATTCGAACTGATCAAGCAGCATCCGGCCAAGGGCTATGACCTGGCAAGCCGGTTCCCGGAGTTCGGCGAAGGCGTACTGAACATTATTTTGCATCATCATGAACGATTTGACGGAACCGGGTATCCCTGTGGATTAAAAGGGCAGGAGATTCCCCAGTCCGCCCGCATTATAGCGGTGGCCGATTCCTTCGACGCCATGATTTCGGAAAGGGTATACCGCAAGCAGCCCCATGACCGGAAATACGCGGCGAACCAGCTGATCGAAGGAAGAGGAACACAGTTTGATCCGGTCATTGTCGATATTTTTTTGGAGCTGTTAACAAATCTAGAACCACCCTGCAACACCAACTATTCACAATCATGTAAAGGCGGGATGAATGATGTTTAA
- a CDS encoding ABC transporter substrate-binding protein: protein MAKLHGQYIRLKSGLSRDDVQITLDELAAILECTHRNVLHLIGKMQKLGWIEWTPSRGRGQRSRLRLLAPLQEVAAESLRESMDGRGSLADTASLIRSLAGTETLRESLQIWLALYSGHHVERRHDRVLDTLRLPVNQPIQTIDPLRMNLLAESFVSSHVYDGLVRRGPGSEDILPGLAHAWETDAGRTDWLFHLRKEVPMHNGAMLDAEDVAASFRRLIEAPEGRLYSFVLRDIEEVRVLNPLTLRIRLRKPNELFLSYLCTSRAAVVPHDPEQAAGSPRVHRPIGTGPFKVAEFTRDMCVLEAFSPYFLGRAHLDRVEILYIPWSAEPSAAESGSPFHVIPNPKDGHAGGWTRIQPETLIAKFITFNTKKAGPLSDPAIRAMLVSGLKNGTSSESISGLNLTIATIPQYAADAEYIASALEALGVSSEIIAVTPDEFKGPVRMQADLILFSLIRDRDEQLRRFDLYRSLAEHTTPELRSEIEAALHLIAREPSPEMRPGSFRRIEDRLISDHHLHILYEKPMETAYVPSVRGMSFNSQGWIDLRHVWFPRLPL from the coding sequence ATGGCAAAGCTTCATGGACAGTATATACGGCTGAAATCCGGCCTCTCCAGAGATGATGTACAGATCACGCTGGATGAGCTGGCGGCGATTCTGGAATGCACCCACCGGAATGTCCTTCATCTTATCGGCAAAATGCAAAAGCTCGGCTGGATCGAATGGACGCCCAGCCGCGGGCGGGGACAGCGCTCCCGTCTGCGGCTGCTCGCCCCGCTTCAGGAAGTGGCAGCGGAGTCGCTGCGGGAATCGATGGACGGCCGGGGCTCACTGGCCGATACGGCTTCGCTCATCCGCTCCCTCGCCGGAACGGAAACACTCCGGGAATCTCTGCAGATCTGGCTTGCGCTGTATTCCGGGCATCATGTCGAGCGGCGGCATGACCGGGTGCTCGACACGCTGCGCCTTCCGGTGAATCAGCCCATTCAGACGATTGACCCGCTGCGGATGAATCTGCTGGCTGAATCCTTCGTGTCCAGCCATGTATACGACGGGCTTGTCCGGAGAGGTCCCGGAAGCGAAGACATTCTTCCCGGGCTTGCCCATGCCTGGGAGACCGATGCCGGGCGCACCGACTGGCTCTTTCATCTGCGGAAGGAAGTGCCGATGCATAACGGAGCGATGCTGGACGCAGAAGATGTCGCCGCCTCCTTCCGGCGTTTGATTGAAGCGCCGGAAGGACGGCTGTACAGCTTCGTACTTCGGGATATCGAAGAGGTCCGCGTACTGAACCCGCTCACTCTCCGCATCCGCCTCCGGAAGCCGAACGAGCTGTTCCTTTCTTATCTGTGCACGAGCCGGGCGGCGGTCGTTCCGCATGATCCGGAACAGGCGGCGGGGTCGCCCCGTGTCCACAGGCCAATAGGGACTGGTCCATTCAAGGTCGCGGAGTTTACCCGGGATATGTGTGTGCTGGAAGCTTTCTCGCCTTACTTCCTTGGGAGAGCGCATTTGGACCGTGTGGAGATTTTGTATATACCCTGGAGCGCAGAACCGTCCGCTGCGGAGTCCGGCTCCCCCTTCCATGTCATTCCCAATCCGAAAGACGGTCACGCAGGCGGTTGGACCCGCATCCAGCCTGAGACGCTGATCGCGAAATTTATTACCTTCAACACCAAAAAAGCGGGACCGCTAAGCGATCCCGCCATAAGAGCCATGTTGGTATCAGGGCTGAAGAACGGCACTAGTTCCGAATCGATCTCCGGATTGAACCTGACGATAGCGACCATTCCCCAGTACGCCGCAGATGCCGAATATATCGCGTCAGCGCTTGAAGCACTTGGCGTCAGCTCAGAGATCATCGCCGTGACGCCGGACGAATTCAAGGGACCGGTGCGCATGCAGGCCGATCTGATCCTGTTCTCGCTCATCCGCGACCGGGACGAGCAGCTTCGGCGGTTCGACCTGTACCGGTCGCTCGCCGAGCATACGACGCCTGAGCTCCGCTCGGAGATCGAGGCCGCCCTGCATCTGATAGCCCGTGAGCCTTCGCCGGAAATGCGGCCCGGCAGCTTCCGGCGCATCGAAGACCGGCTTATATCAGACCATCATCTGCATATTTTGTACGAGAAGCCGATGGAAACCGCTTATGTGCCGTCGGTTCGGGGCATGAGCTTCAACAGTCAGGGCTGGATCGATCTGCGGCATGTGTGGTTTCCAAGACTGCCCCTGTGA
- a CDS encoding MFS transporter, translating into MMMNEPVLSQSQPVEGQPISALWRNRRFLFLLGSFAVSIFGSTFHSIALNLWVLQTTGSATMMAVITVSNLLLSSFLGSIAGTFADRWNRRTIMLVSDLSSACIVLGLAFAISRHGVPFIVVVIMSCLATVCSLFQSPAYQSSIVSVVGKEHVQKAVGILNLSENICRTIGFSAGGVFVTAFGAPDAFLFNGATFVISFLLILGVGAIPLAARVNTPAREERKFFQDLADGVRYIWRFPFARSVVIMLPVLTLLFMPSMMLTQVMAVKVWHASPSQFGLMEASIPLGYMIGSGMILLLGSRMKRRGLLVMTGLTILGPLYVLLSMSSSAVAAIPVILLIGFVFSLCTMLINIILRLEVSEELQGRVFGVLSSVMSIAPSVGLTAISYLSDQFAPGPVMGVIGLLLLMFALASWRGFKVIRDYR; encoded by the coding sequence ATGATGATGAACGAACCTGTACTCAGCCAATCACAGCCGGTGGAAGGTCAACCCATTTCAGCCCTATGGCGCAACCGCCGGTTTTTGTTCTTATTGGGCTCCTTTGCTGTATCGATTTTCGGGAGCACATTTCACAGCATCGCTCTGAATTTATGGGTGCTGCAGACAACAGGCAGCGCCACGATGATGGCCGTTATCACGGTGTCCAATTTGCTGTTAAGCTCATTTCTGGGATCGATAGCCGGTACGTTCGCCGACCGTTGGAACCGGAGGACCATTATGCTTGTCTCGGATCTGTCTAGCGCCTGCATCGTACTTGGGCTGGCCTTCGCCATTTCCCGGCACGGCGTGCCCTTTATAGTGGTGGTGATCATGTCCTGTCTCGCCACGGTCTGCTCCCTGTTCCAATCCCCCGCCTACCAGTCGTCTATTGTCAGTGTCGTCGGTAAGGAGCATGTCCAGAAAGCTGTTGGAATCTTGAATTTGTCGGAAAATATTTGCCGTACGATCGGCTTCTCGGCCGGCGGCGTCTTCGTAACGGCCTTCGGCGCGCCGGATGCATTCCTCTTTAACGGAGCTACCTTTGTGATCTCATTTCTCCTCATTCTCGGCGTCGGGGCGATTCCCTTGGCTGCCAGGGTGAACACTCCGGCCCGGGAAGAGAGAAAGTTCTTTCAGGATTTGGCCGATGGGGTGCGATACATTTGGAGATTCCCCTTTGCCCGTTCGGTCGTCATCATGCTGCCCGTTCTGACGCTGCTGTTCATGCCGTCGATGATGCTGACACAGGTCATGGCGGTCAAGGTCTGGCATGCCAGTCCCTCTCAATTCGGCCTGATGGAAGCCTCCATCCCGCTTGGCTACATGATTGGCTCCGGAATGATTCTACTGCTGGGGTCCAGAATGAAAAGACGGGGGCTGCTCGTGATGACAGGCCTAACGATCCTCGGTCCCCTGTATGTGCTGCTGTCCATGAGCAGCAGCGCGGTCGCTGCCATCCCTGTCATTCTCCTGATCGGATTCGTGTTCTCGCTCTGCACGATGCTCATCAATATCATTCTGAGACTGGAAGTGTCCGAAGAGCTTCAGGGCCGGGTATTCGGAGTGCTCAGTTCCGTCATGAGCATTGCGCCTTCGGTGGGACTGACAGCCATCTCCTATCTGTCCGACCAGTTCGCTCCCGGTCCCGTCATGGGTGTGATCGGTCTGCTGCTATTGATGTTCGCCCTCGCCTCCTGGAGAGGATTCAAGGTCATTCGCGATTACCGCTGA
- the cysK gene encoding cysteine synthase A, whose amino-acid sequence MRAKVVNHITELIGDTPVVRLNRLAGPDVAEVYVKLERFNPSGSVKDRAAFNLILQAEKDGLLKPGGTIIEPTSGNTGIGLAMNAAAKGYRAIMVMPDNMTKERINLLKAYGAEVVLTPAAERMPGAIAKAVELGSGIEGSFIPQQFENKANPDIHRTTTAVEILEQMEGRLDSFVATSGTGGTITGTGETLREHLPDLRVLVVEPQGSPVLSGGVPGPHKLVGTSPGFIPSILNTQVYDEIIQVADEDALTTVRAMAAREGILIGPSGGAAVWTALQEAARLGRGKRVLCIAPDSGERYLSMGIFE is encoded by the coding sequence ATGAGAGCGAAGGTAGTCAACCATATTACAGAGTTAATTGGAGATACGCCGGTTGTCCGGCTTAACCGTCTGGCCGGGCCGGATGTTGCGGAGGTGTATGTGAAGCTCGAACGCTTCAATCCGAGCGGCAGCGTCAAGGACCGGGCGGCATTCAATCTGATTCTTCAGGCAGAGAAGGACGGTCTGCTGAAGCCGGGCGGCACGATCATCGAGCCAACGAGCGGCAATACCGGGATCGGCCTAGCCATGAACGCGGCCGCCAAAGGATACCGGGCGATCATGGTTATGCCCGACAATATGACGAAGGAGCGGATCAATCTGCTCAAGGCTTATGGAGCCGAGGTGGTGCTTACTCCCGCCGCGGAGCGGATGCCGGGGGCGATTGCCAAGGCAGTCGAGCTGGGAAGCGGGATCGAGGGCAGCTTCATTCCGCAGCAATTCGAGAACAAGGCCAATCCCGACATCCACCGCACGACGACGGCGGTGGAGATACTGGAGCAGATGGAAGGGCGCCTCGATTCCTTTGTTGCGACGTCAGGAACCGGCGGTACGATTACCGGCACCGGAGAGACGCTCCGGGAGCATCTGCCGGACCTGCGGGTTCTGGTCGTCGAGCCGCAGGGCTCGCCTGTGCTCTCCGGCGGAGTACCGGGGCCGCACAAGCTGGTGGGCACGAGCCCGGGCTTCATTCCGTCCATACTCAACACGCAGGTCTACGACGAGATCATTCAGGTGGCCGATGAAGATGCCCTGACTACGGTCCGGGCTATGGCTGCCCGTGAAGGCATTCTGATCGGGCCGTCGGGCGGAGCGGCCGTATGGACAGCCTTGCAGGAAGCGGCAAGGCTGGGCCGAGGCAAGCGCGTGCTCTGCATCGCTCCGGATTCCGGCGAGCGTTACTTGAGCATGGGAATCTTCGAGTGA
- a CDS encoding DUF4173 domain-containing protein, with protein MQETAESRGAVLKVLAAALGLAIIHQYLFYGNRYGLSIPLFTLLFYAYMLMFAKDRLRPLNAASAVLAACVLLLSLTFGLFANEFFYMLNQAAAPVLIVLHLTYILSDSRPDWGRPAALSSSALNHLIPQNIRQLASLAHWFKRKERREGANAPVLSRVLLGLALSVPLLAVVLVLLSSADGVFHAVLTHIPDVLARISLGEGIARTLWVLLLGVFFFGYLRGFVHPYRETEVVPLEKTEPEYRDTLPDFRIDSVVAVTVLTAVNTVYVLFVSVQFSYLFGAWQGLLPTGDTYAEYARRGFFELVLVSGINFVLLLGILLLGMKGSDRLNRAVRILLYVLTVCSGAMLVSAYVRLAMYEEAYGYTTIRFLVHGFMIFLGALLAAAALRIAIPRFPLVKCYLVLGMTAYLIMNYIRMDAVIASNNIARYEASGKLDTDYLLSLSDEAIPLLVDFSAKHNGMLDSGLQGIWQNGRQQKQEWTALNWSRYRAEAKLDDYFGGRESVSSR; from the coding sequence ATGCAAGAGACGGCGGAAAGCCGAGGCGCGGTACTGAAGGTTCTGGCAGCGGCGCTGGGACTGGCGATCATACACCAGTATTTGTTCTACGGCAACCGGTACGGGCTGTCGATTCCACTGTTCACCCTGCTGTTCTATGCCTACATGCTGATGTTCGCCAAAGACAGGCTGAGGCCGCTGAATGCGGCGTCCGCGGTCTTGGCAGCTTGTGTTCTGCTGCTGTCGCTTACCTTCGGGCTGTTCGCGAATGAATTCTTTTATATGCTTAATCAGGCGGCTGCGCCTGTGCTGATTGTGCTGCATCTGACATACATACTCAGTGATTCAAGACCCGACTGGGGCAGACCGGCGGCGCTGTCGTCCAGCGCGCTGAACCATTTGATTCCGCAGAACATCCGGCAGCTGGCGAGCCTGGCTCATTGGTTTAAGCGGAAGGAGCGCCGGGAGGGGGCAAACGCCCCAGTGCTGAGCAGAGTGCTGCTCGGACTCGCCTTGTCCGTCCCGCTGCTCGCGGTTGTACTGGTGCTGCTGTCGTCGGCTGACGGCGTGTTTCATGCCGTGCTGACGCATATCCCGGATGTACTGGCTCGAATCTCATTGGGAGAAGGTATTGCAAGAACGTTGTGGGTGCTTCTGCTCGGCGTCTTTTTCTTCGGTTATCTTAGAGGCTTCGTGCATCCTTACCGGGAAACCGAGGTTGTACCGCTGGAGAAGACGGAGCCTGAGTATCGGGACACGCTGCCGGATTTCCGGATTGATTCGGTCGTAGCCGTGACGGTGCTGACTGCGGTTAACACGGTCTATGTTTTGTTCGTATCGGTACAGTTCTCCTATCTGTTCGGAGCCTGGCAGGGACTGCTGCCCACTGGCGATACGTATGCGGAATACGCGCGCCGGGGGTTTTTCGAGCTTGTGCTTGTATCGGGCATCAATTTTGTGCTGCTGCTCGGAATTTTGCTGCTTGGGATGAAGGGGAGCGATCGGTTGAACCGGGCGGTCCGGATTCTGTTGTATGTGCTGACGGTCTGCTCGGGCGCCATGCTGGTCTCTGCATATGTCCGGCTCGCGATGTATGAAGAGGCCTACGGCTACACCACAATCCGGTTTCTGGTGCACGGGTTCATGATTTTTCTCGGGGCCCTGCTGGCAGCGGCCGCTCTGCGGATCGCGATCCCGCGCTTCCCGCTCGTCAAATGCTATCTTGTTCTCGGAATGACGGCCTATCTCATCATGAACTATATCCGGATGGACGCCGTCATCGCCTCGAACAACATCGCCCGCTATGAAGCCAGCGGCAAGTTGGATACCGACTACCTGCTCTCGCTCTCCGATGAGGCGATTCCCTTGCTGGTCGACTTCAGTGCGAAGCATAACGGCATGCTGGACAGCGGGCTGCAGGGCATATGGCAGAACGGCAGGCAGCAGAAGCAGGAATGGACGGCGCTGAACTGGTCCCGATACAGGGCGGAGGCGAAGCTTGACGACTATTTTGGCGGGCGGGAGAGCGTGAGCAGCCGATAA
- a CDS encoding LacI family DNA-binding transcriptional regulator codes for MTMKDIALQANVSVATVSYVLNNVNNQTIPQKTRLQILQIAEELHYIPNLAARSLVNQKTGLIGILVNETPDMPFWKRYAHSSFIQALERRLTKAGYHALLYSLDADRPSLDIILERKLEAAFLVDVREEYFYTISGHFVEGVPLILIDSLIDDKLFKQVVYDFSAAFQQLLPVADSETCLITESFNNAGLNRYIQDSVSLSGENVFQVRNPEELNSVLSLAKYRQAIIVNEFIAAYAEKSGAFGEMAAVCTCGCRELLGAGIRTFEFREDKAQASFDLMSSLLDEPSSGTKKKNRIYIG; via the coding sequence GTGACCATGAAAGATATTGCGCTCCAGGCCAACGTCTCCGTTGCAACGGTCAGTTATGTGCTGAACAATGTGAACAACCAGACGATTCCCCAGAAGACACGCCTGCAAATTCTTCAGATTGCGGAAGAGCTGCACTACATCCCCAATTTGGCGGCCCGCTCGCTGGTCAATCAGAAGACTGGCCTGATCGGTATTCTCGTCAACGAGACGCCCGATATGCCATTTTGGAAACGCTACGCGCACTCCTCCTTTATCCAGGCGCTGGAGCGTCGGTTAACAAAGGCTGGTTATCACGCGCTGCTGTATTCACTCGATGCCGACCGGCCTTCGCTGGATATTATTCTGGAACGGAAGCTGGAAGCGGCATTTCTGGTTGATGTCCGCGAGGAATATTTCTATACGATTTCCGGACATTTTGTGGAGGGCGTTCCCCTGATCCTGATCGACAGCCTTATCGACGATAAGCTGTTCAAGCAGGTCGTCTATGATTTCAGCGCGGCGTTTCAGCAGCTTCTGCCGGTGGCCGATTCGGAGACTTGTCTGATTACGGAGTCCTTCAACAATGCCGGACTGAACCGCTATATCCAGGACAGTGTTTCTCTCTCTGGTGAAAATGTCTTTCAGGTCCGCAATCCGGAAGAGCTCAACTCGGTCTTGAGTCTTGCGAAATACCGCCAGGCCATCATCGTCAACGAGTTCATCGCGGCCTATGCGGAGAAGTCGGGAGCATTCGGGGAAATGGCGGCAGTGTGCACATGCGGGTGCCGGGAGCTGCTGGGAGCCGGGATTCGTACTTTCGAATTTCGGGAAGACAAAGCGCAAGCATCCTTTGATCTCATGAGTTCTTTGCTGGATGAACCGTCAAGCGGCACAAAGAAAAAAAATCGTATTTATATCGGCTAA
- a CDS encoding methyl-accepting chemotaxis protein: MMFKSIRFKILFGFTAVIVVFLLAIVGNMFFQNKVTMLTDQANRNWNKLSTVQNLTDQIRQADEAGSRYVMSNTDEDRKAYLEAYEAELPAITQTISELKTMKLSEAELAGIQSLEENWNTYLTGLKEAFAQAGEGNFPEGQRIFITLSLDSVVNSQTEFQNMLTKEIASEQQEAGEHRGTAMALSLGLTGFSILLAAVIALLLASRIVKPIRAVASQLKEIAEGGADLTRRITVKSRDEAGELAGHFNKMTENLGDMIREVKESAERLASSSIQLNGDSGLTARATERIAGIISGVAEGTEQQMSSLKTNMTTLVEISDGIGQIAESVQDISGASIQSAEAASAGDASIQSAMRQMNLIHESIHSLDGRVSGFVSRSKEIASMVGAIRGIASQTQMLALNAAIEAARAGEQGRGFAVVADQVRKLAEQSDESAGLIAALAKQIQSDADEAVRVMGGSTEEVRKGVDILGKAGQSFGDIRLSVDSLAGQIQEVSAAIEEITAATDETVKSISMVTRISEETAAGTNTVSEASREQRTAIQQIASSAGALSELAAGLEVLVQRFHVGAEESSDSSQEQGSAEQSGEGAGERAALSA; this comes from the coding sequence ATGATGTTTAAAAGTATCCGGTTCAAAATCCTCTTCGGATTCACTGCGGTGATCGTTGTCTTCCTGTTGGCAATCGTTGGCAATATGTTTTTTCAAAATAAGGTCACGATGCTGACGGATCAGGCCAACCGCAACTGGAACAAGCTGTCGACCGTGCAGAACCTGACGGATCAAATCCGGCAGGCAGATGAGGCGGGTTCGCGTTATGTCATGAGCAATACGGATGAAGACCGCAAGGCATATCTTGAGGCATACGAAGCGGAGCTTCCAGCCATTACACAGACAATCTCCGAGCTTAAGACGATGAAGTTGAGTGAAGCGGAGCTGGCCGGTATTCAGAGCCTGGAGGAGAACTGGAATACATACCTGACAGGACTGAAAGAAGCCTTTGCGCAGGCGGGTGAAGGGAATTTTCCGGAAGGGCAGCGGATTTTCATAACCTTGTCGCTGGATTCGGTCGTGAACTCCCAGACGGAATTTCAGAACATGCTGACCAAGGAAATTGCAAGCGAGCAGCAGGAAGCAGGCGAGCATCGCGGAACCGCGATGGCGCTAAGCCTGGGACTGACCGGATTTTCCATTCTGCTGGCTGCCGTTATCGCCCTGCTGCTGGCATCGCGCATTGTGAAGCCGATCCGCGCCGTTGCGTCCCAATTGAAGGAAATCGCTGAAGGCGGAGCCGACCTGACCCGCCGGATTACGGTGAAGAGCCGGGATGAAGCCGGTGAACTCGCCGGACATTTCAACAAGATGACCGAGAATCTGGGCGACATGATCCGGGAGGTGAAGGAGTCAGCCGAGCGGCTTGCGTCCTCGTCCATTCAGCTTAACGGCGACAGCGGCCTGACGGCGCGGGCGACAGAGCGCATCGCGGGCATCATAAGCGGGGTCGCCGAAGGCACGGAGCAGCAGATGAGCAGCTTGAAGACGAATATGACGACACTGGTGGAAATTTCGGACGGCATCGGCCAGATTGCCGAAAGCGTCCAGGACATTTCCGGGGCGTCCATTCAATCCGCAGAGGCAGCCAGCGCCGGCGATGCGTCCATCCAGAGCGCCATGCGCCAGATGAATCTGATTCATGAGTCGATCCATTCGCTTGACGGGCGTGTTTCCGGCTTCGTCAGCCGGTCCAAGGAAATCGCCAGCATGGTGGGAGCGATCAGAGGAATTGCCTCCCAGACGCAGATGCTTGCGCTGAATGCGGCGATCGAGGCGGCTAGAGCTGGCGAGCAGGGGCGCGGGTTCGCTGTCGTCGCGGACCAGGTGCGGAAGCTCGCGGAGCAATCCGACGAGTCCGCCGGGCTGATCGCAGCGCTGGCCAAGCAGATTCAATCCGACGCCGATGAAGCTGTCCGCGTCATGGGCGGAAGCACGGAGGAGGTTCGCAAGGGCGTTGACATTCTGGGCAAGGCAGGGCAGTCTTTTGGCGATATCCGTCTCTCCGTGGATTCCTTGGCCGGTCAGATTCAGGAAGTGTCAGCCGCTATAGAGGAGATTACCGCCGCAACCGACGAGACGGTCAAGTCGATTTCGATGGTAACCCGGATTTCCGAGGAAACGGCCGCCGGCACCAATACCGTATCCGAAGCCTCCCGCGAACAGCGGACAGCGATTCAGCAGATCGCATCTTCCGCCGGCGCGCTCAGCGAGCTGGCGGCAGGGCTGGAAGTGTTGGTGCAGCGGTTCCACGTTGGAGCGGAGGAGTCTTCGGACTCCTCCCAAGAACAGGGGTCGGCGGAACAGTCCGGAGAAGGAGCAGGAGAACGGGCAGCGCTGTCGGCTTAA
- a CDS encoding acryloyl-CoA reductase, with protein MSRTFQALFVDNAEPFSVAVKPAALSDLPAGEVLIKVLYSSVNYKDGLASIPDGNIVKSYPFIPGIDLSGVVESSEDSRFQPGQSVLVTGYGLGVSHYGGYSEYARVPADWVVPLPDGLSHKEAMIYGTAGFTAAMSIQALEDNGSSPENGKVLVTGASGGVGGAAVAMLAKRGYHVAAGTGRISETDYLKSLGASEVVSRTDIYDPEAKQRPLDKQLWQAAVDPVGGNQLAAVLSKIAYRGSVAVSGLTGGTKVPATVLPFILRGVNLLGIDSVFCPAELRSRVWSRMAGDLKPDNLELLVDREITLNELPQALADILQSKTRGRVLVKIS; from the coding sequence ATGTCCCGGACCTTTCAAGCTCTGTTCGTCGACAACGCGGAGCCCTTCAGCGTGGCCGTCAAGCCTGCGGCCTTATCGGATCTCCCTGCTGGAGAAGTGCTCATTAAAGTTTTATATTCCAGTGTAAATTACAAGGATGGCCTGGCCTCTATACCGGATGGCAACATCGTGAAATCCTATCCTTTTATCCCCGGCATCGATCTGTCGGGCGTGGTGGAGAGCTCGGAAGACAGCCGGTTTCAGCCGGGGCAATCCGTGCTCGTGACCGGGTATGGACTCGGAGTGTCGCACTACGGCGGATACAGCGAGTATGCCCGCGTTCCTGCGGACTGGGTTGTTCCGCTGCCGGACGGTCTGTCGCACAAGGAAGCGATGATCTATGGAACGGCCGGATTTACGGCGGCCATGTCCATCCAGGCGCTTGAGGATAACGGCTCCTCACCGGAGAATGGCAAGGTGCTCGTCACCGGTGCGTCCGGCGGGGTCGGCGGAGCCGCTGTCGCCATGCTGGCAAAGCGCGGCTACCACGTGGCAGCGGGGACGGGCCGCATCTCGGAGACCGATTATCTGAAGTCCCTCGGCGCTTCCGAAGTTGTGTCACGGACCGACATCTACGATCCGGAAGCCAAGCAGCGCCCGCTGGACAAGCAGCTGTGGCAGGCTGCCGTCGATCCCGTCGGCGGGAACCAGCTGGCAGCGGTCCTGAGCAAGATCGCCTACCGTGGCTCAGTTGCCGTCAGCGGACTTACTGGCGGTACGAAAGTACCGGCCACCGTGCTGCCGTTCATCCTGCGCGGCGTGAATCTGCTCGGCATCGACTCCGTCTTCTGCCCCGCTGAGCTGCGCAGCCGGGTATGGAGCCGGATGGCCGGCGACTTGAAGCCGGACAATCTGGAGCTGCTCGTTGACCGGGAAATTACGCTGAATGAGCTTCCTCAGGCGCTCGCAGATATTTTACAATCCAAGACGCGAGGCCGGGTCCTTGTAAAAATTTCCTGA